From a single Populus nigra chromosome 18, ddPopNigr1.1, whole genome shotgun sequence genomic region:
- the LOC133678412 gene encoding protein DEHYDRATION-INDUCED 19 homolog 5-like codes for MDVDFWTSRVLSSKNLSAVQAASRNSDNHLAMDDSDGDDNSRAYFPCPFCYVEIEVHLFCGHLLDEHCFDLKNAVCPLCAANLGKDAIGHFIVQHASSLKHRRKHKKSGLWTGSSAMLGKDLSSFLGSSTNSRTNTHESAPDPLLSPFLGNLSRSDPRQGQHDEPFNISASNSQSSGMSSLDRGSQVDSEEQRQKSTFVQQLIASTIF; via the exons ATGGATGTTGACTTCTGGACCTCTAGAGTTCTCTCTTCCAAGAACTTATCTGCTGTCCAAGCTGCTAGTCGCAATTCTG ACAATCATTTGGCAATGGATGATTCAGATGGAGATGACAATTCGAGAGCTTACTTTCCATGCCCCTTCTGCTATGTGGAGATTGAAGTTCATCTGTTCTGTGGCCATCTGCTGGACGAACACtgctttgatttaaaaaatgca GTCTGTCCTCTTTGTGCAGCAAATCTAGGGAAAGATGCGATTGGACATTTCATAGTGCAGCATGCAAGTTCGTTGAAG CAcagaagaaaacataaaaaatctggCCTTTGGACCGGTAGTTCAGCTATGCTTGGCAAGGATCTGAGCTCATTTCTTGGATCTTCAACCAATAGTAGGACTAACACACATGAGTCCGCTCCCGATCCACTCCTTTCACCATTTTTGGGCAATCTTTCCCGTTCAGACCCTAGACAAGGCCAGCATGATGAACCTTTCAACATAAGTGCCTCTAATTCACAAAG CTCTGGGATGTCTTCACTTGATAGAGGAAGTCAGGTGGACTCTGAAGAGCAGAGACAGAAATCAACATTTGTACAACAGTTGATTGCATCAACGATCTTCTAG